One window of Candidatus Paceibacterota bacterium genomic DNA carries:
- a CDS encoding ATP cone domain-containing protein — protein MSPKTAERSSTETVLVKKIQKRDGSIVPFDIHKIAHAIGKAMQATGEGSDEEAMMVANKVLADVVRITKKYKSFIPGVEGIQDSVEKELILSEYVKTAKAYILYRQEHAKIRSQQAVEIPPKVKKLAEDSKQYFKNPLGEFVYYRTYSKWKDDEQRRETWIETVDRYVEFMKENLGNKLKESEYKEVREGILKQEAMPSMRLLQFAGPAARKTNVCAYNCSYIAPESFQDLAEIMYVSMCGTGAGFSVESQNVEKFPQIAMQTGEKLPTHVVPDSKEGWADTLAFGMKIWASGKDIDFDYSLLRPAGARLKTMGGKASGPEPLRNLMQFVRTKMLSRQGKRLRTIDVHDIICTIGNCVVAGGVRRSAMISLSDLDDTDLRDAKQGAFYNTEIQRTLANNSAVYSHKPSSTEFIEEWTALMKSGSGERGIFNRGSLTKTLPDRRLKLLKEIKGYFDPSGEVITAPMGTNPCGEIILQSKQFCNLSEVVAREEDTEKSLMRKMRIATIIGTYQSSLTNFPYLSKQWRENCEKERLLGVSITGQWDSPAVRNPKVLENLRKEAIRINQLFAKRIGISASSCITCVKPSGTLSQTVDCSSGMHPRHAPYYIRRIRISATDSLFKMLRDSGVPYHPEVGQSADSATTFVLEFPVKAPQNSIYKNDVTAIDQLEHWKMVKVNYTEHNPSVTVSVGEDEWIEVANWVYKNWDIVGGLSFLPRDNHVYQLAPYEAIDEAKYLELSKGFEHIDYSKIIAYEKTNELDVKKELACAGGVCEIV, from the coding sequence GCTGACGTGGTACGAATTACAAAAAAGTATAAGAGCTTCATTCCGGGAGTTGAAGGTATCCAAGACTCAGTGGAGAAAGAACTTATCCTTTCTGAATACGTAAAGACTGCAAAGGCATATATCCTTTACCGACAAGAGCACGCAAAGATCCGATCCCAACAGGCTGTTGAAATTCCTCCAAAGGTGAAAAAGTTGGCTGAGGACAGTAAGCAATATTTCAAAAACCCACTTGGTGAGTTCGTGTACTACCGAACATATTCAAAGTGGAAGGACGATGAGCAGCGCCGTGAGACATGGATTGAGACTGTGGACAGGTACGTTGAGTTCATGAAGGAAAACCTCGGAAACAAGCTCAAGGAATCTGAGTACAAAGAAGTTCGTGAAGGAATCCTCAAGCAAGAAGCAATGCCTTCTATGCGCCTCCTCCAGTTTGCAGGACCCGCTGCACGAAAGACTAACGTGTGTGCATACAACTGCTCATATATTGCCCCTGAAAGCTTCCAGGATCTCGCTGAGATCATGTATGTTTCAATGTGTGGTACAGGAGCAGGATTTTCAGTAGAGAGCCAAAACGTAGAAAAATTTCCACAAATTGCAATGCAGACTGGCGAGAAGCTTCCTACACACGTTGTACCCGACAGCAAAGAAGGATGGGCAGATACATTAGCGTTTGGAATGAAGATTTGGGCTTCTGGAAAGGACATTGATTTTGACTACTCTCTTCTTCGACCAGCTGGAGCACGACTTAAGACTATGGGAGGAAAAGCATCTGGTCCTGAACCACTTCGAAACCTTATGCAGTTTGTTCGAACAAAAATGCTTTCACGACAAGGTAAGCGTCTCCGAACTATCGATGTCCACGACATCATCTGCACCATTGGTAACTGTGTGGTTGCAGGTGGAGTTCGACGAAGCGCCATGATCTCTCTTTCTGATCTTGACGACACTGATCTTCGAGATGCAAAACAAGGTGCATTTTATAACACTGAGATCCAGCGAACACTTGCTAATAACTCAGCAGTGTATTCTCACAAGCCATCAAGCACTGAATTTATTGAAGAGTGGACAGCGCTCATGAAGTCGGGCTCTGGAGAGAGAGGAATCTTCAACCGAGGATCACTCACAAAGACACTCCCCGACCGACGTCTCAAACTCCTCAAGGAAATCAAGGGATACTTTGATCCATCAGGTGAAGTCATCACTGCGCCTATGGGAACAAACCCGTGTGGAGAGATTATCTTGCAGTCTAAGCAATTCTGTAACCTTTCAGAGGTAGTTGCACGCGAAGAGGATACTGAAAAGAGTCTCATGAGAAAGATGCGTATCGCTACAATCATCGGTACATACCAGTCATCACTTACAAACTTCCCATACCTTTCAAAGCAGTGGAGAGAAAATTGTGAAAAGGAACGCCTTCTCGGTGTATCTATCACTGGCCAATGGGACAGCCCAGCTGTACGAAACCCTAAGGTACTTGAAAACCTTCGCAAGGAAGCTATCCGCATCAACCAACTCTTTGCAAAGCGAATAGGTATCAGCGCATCATCATGTATTACATGTGTAAAGCCTTCTGGAACACTTTCACAAACCGTAGACTGTTCATCAGGAATGCACCCACGTCACGCTCCGTACTACATCCGACGTATCCGAATCTCAGCAACTGACTCACTATTCAAGATGCTCAGAGACTCAGGAGTTCCGTATCATCCTGAAGTTGGACAGTCAGCAGACAGTGCAACAACATTCGTCCTTGAATTCCCTGTTAAGGCTCCGCAAAATTCAATCTACAAAAACGATGTTACAGCTATCGACCAACTAGAACACTGGAAGATGGTTAAAGTTAACTACACAGAACACAACCCATCTGTAACTGTTTCGGTTGGAGAAGATGAGTGGATCGAGGTGGCTAACTGGGTATACAAGAACTGGGATATTGTTGGAGGTCTTTCATTCCTTCCTCGAGATAACCATGTGTACCAACTCGCACCGTATGAAGCGATTGATGAAGCAAAATACCTAGAACTATCAAAGGGTTTTGAACACATTGATTACTCAAAGATCATTGCGTACGAAAAGACAAATGAACTTGACGTGAAGAAAGAACTCGCGTGTGCAGGAGGTGTGTGTGAAATTGTTTAA
- a CDS encoding NADPH-dependent FMN reductase: MKKHSLLIIPGSLRDASYNKGLARELSKIASEQGMDVEIVDISTIPFYDQDEESSFPSEVQELKNKIRAASGVLVVTPEYNRSIPGVLKNAIDWTSRPYGDSAWAKKPFAVIGTTVGNVGTGLAQMHLRQIMSYLDAHTMGQPEAYISDAMHKFDAEGNLTDENTRTHLVSFVEKFSAHMAIFSK, translated from the coding sequence ATGAAAAAACATTCACTACTCATCATTCCTGGATCTTTACGAGATGCGTCCTATAACAAAGGGTTGGCAAGAGAACTTTCGAAAATAGCATCTGAACAAGGAATGGACGTTGAAATCGTTGATATTAGTACTATTCCGTTTTATGACCAAGATGAAGAATCTTCGTTTCCTAGTGAAGTGCAAGAGTTAAAGAATAAAATTCGTGCGGCGTCTGGTGTGCTTGTGGTAACTCCTGAATACAATCGTTCAATTCCTGGAGTTCTCAAGAATGCGATTGATTGGACCTCACGACCATATGGAGATAGTGCGTGGGCAAAGAAGCCATTTGCTGTTATTGGTACAACTGTAGGTAACGTAGGTACTGGTCTTGCACAAATGCACCTCAGGCAGATCATGTCGTATCTTGATGCACATACTATGGGTCAACCTGAAGCATACATAAGTGATGCAATGCATAAATTTGATGCAGAAGGGAACTTAACTGACGAAAATACACGAACACACCTTGTTTCTTTTGTTGAGAAGTTTTCTGCTCACATGGCAATTTTTAGTAAATAA